GAACAAAGGCGGCCATACCGGCCTGTTCGAGCAGGCGAAAAAGGGAACCCTGTTTCTCGACGAGATTGCCGATCTGCCGCCGGGCCCCCAGGCGAAAATCCTGCGGGCCATCCAGGAAAAGCGCATTCGACGAATCGGGGGACACTCGGAGATCGAAATCGATGCACGCATCGTCACCGCCACCAATCGTCACTTAGAGCAGTTGGTGGCCGACGGCGCCTTCAGGCAGGATCTGTACTATCGCATCAATGTACTGCCGGTCCATCTGCCGCCGTTGCAGGCCCGGCCGGAAGACATCCCCGTGCTGGCCGATCACTTCCTGTTTCAGATCAACTGCAGGCTCGGTGCCCGACTTCAGCGTCTGACGCCGCAAGCCCTGGACAAACTTGTCCGCCACGATTGGCCGGGAAACGTCCGCGAACTGAAAAACGTGATCGAAAGGGCCGCGATTTTATGCGACACGGCGGATATCGGGGCCGAGTCGATCCTCTTCAGTTTCGAACTATCCGGCTCCGGGCCCGTCGGAAAACTTTCCGCGGCAAATGCGGGCAGCAGCGCTTCACTGGCCAGCCGACTGGACGCGCTGGAGCGCCGCATCGTCATAGACGCCCTGAACGCGAACAAAAGCATCCGTCAGGCAGCCCTTCGACTGGGAATTTCCCATACCGCCTTGCGCAACAAAATCAAAAAACACCGCATTCGGACATCGCCGGACGGCTATATGGCCAAGGCGTCTTTGTGAAGGGCATTTTCTCCGCCACTATTCGATACCCAGCCATCCGCAGATCAGGCGTTTGACGTCCGAGCTGTCAAGCTTTTGATCGGTTATGGAAAGCAGGCCCAGACGAAGGGAAATGCGCTCGTCATCCCCCCAGGGCCACCAGGCCGCGAATAAAACCATGCCCTGCAACGGGTCCATGGTAAACAGTTTCTGACCGGGCACGACACCGAAGCCGGACTGGAAGAAATCGCGAACCGGAGCATCGGCACCGCTGATGGTGGAAAAATCCCATTTGTGGTTGAATTCCAATGTGATGGGCAGTTCAATCATGATCTCGTCCTGCTTGTCGATCACCGTCAGGGCGAGGTTGAATTCCCTGTCCCAGCGCCAGGGGCAATGGTCCGGAATATTTAAACTGATTTTCCGACAGACGGTTCCCAGGGCATCCAGATCACTGCTTGACATGATTCTCCTTTTCCGTATCGGAAGGTGACGCTCCACCTCTCTTCGGGCACATTCAGCGAACCTCGGTGCGATTCTCACATTTCATCGTTTGCCAGACTATAAAGCAAAAAATGCCTTTCTGACAAGAGTTTACGTCCAATTCGCCAAAAAATAACCGGCCCGCACCCGCTTCGCAAAGCCGGTGTCAGCGGACATCGATTGCCTCGATTTTCAGGATATGGCCGCCTTCACGGCAATGGCCTTGAGCTGTTCGGACAGCACCGCCGGGTTGATCTCCACGAGAAATCCCCGCTTGCCGCCGTTGATCAAAATCGATTCCAGCGCCAGAACCGATTCCTCCACATAAACCGGCAAGCGGTTGCGGGTGGCAAACGGACTGATTCCGCCCACCCGGTATCCGGTCGTGCGCTCGGCCACGGCCGGGTCGGCCGGAATCACTTTCTTTCGCTCAATGAACCGGGCCAGCTGCCGGGTGGAAACCTCCCGGTCGCCGTGCATGAGAATTAAAAAAAGAACCCCGTTGTCCGCTTCCATGACCAGGGTTTTCACCACCCGATGGGCGGGAACCTTTAGCTCCTCGGCGGCCTGGTTGGCGCCGCCGTGTTCCGCGTAGGCATAGGTGTAAGGTTTAAAATCGATTCCCTTGGACCGTAAGAAACGAACAGCCGGGGTCATCGGGTGTTTGGATTTGGCCATTGGACCTCCGAAAACGGTTGACAGCGTGCATTGTTTATATCAAGTTGCAAACGATTTTTTAAAATAATTCATCCGAGTTTTCCATACACAATTTAAAAGGAGCGCCGATGAAAGCCACTCGCCTGTTCGTCCTGATCCTCAGTGCTATCCTGATTGCAGCCGCGTCCATGGTTCCCAGTGCCTTCGCCAAATCGACCCACCTGACCTACAGCATCTTCTTTCCGCCGACCCACGGTCAATGCCTTGCCGGCATGGATTGGGCCAAGGAAATCGAACAGGCAACCGGGGGCAAGGTCAAGATCACCGTCTTTCCCGGGGGAACGCTCACCAAGGCCAATCAGTGCTACGACGGCGTGGTCAAGGGAATCTCTGACATCGGCATGTCCTGTTTCGCCTATACCCGCGGCCGTTTTCCGGTCATGGAAGCCCTGGATCTGCCTCTGGGCTATCCCAGCGGTCTGGCCGCCACACGGGTGGCCAATACCTTCTACGAAACATTTACCCCGACTGAACTCGAGGACGTCAAAGTCCTTTACCTCCACGCCCACGGTCCCGGCCTGCTCCACACCAAAAAGCCGGTGAGAACGCTGGCCGACCTGGAGAATATGAAAATTCGCAGCACCGGTCTCAGCGCAAAGGTGGTCGAGGCCCTGGGGGCGATTCCGGTGGCCATGCCCCAGGGAGACACCTATGAATCCCTGCAAAAAGGGGTGGTCGAAGGCACCTTCGGTCCCATTGAAGTCCTCAAGGGCTGGCGCCAGGCCGAAGTGGTCAAGGCCACGACCGACTGCAACACGGTCGGGTATACCACCGCCATGTTCGTGGTGATGAACAAGAAAAAATGGGATGCCCTGCCCCCGGAAATCCAGCAGATCTTCACGGATACCAGCCGCAAATGGATCGATGTCCACGGCCGGAGCTGGGACAAGGGAGACCAGGAAGGCCGCGAATATACCACCAGCCTGGGCAATGAAATCCTCCCCCTGGACAAGGAAGAAGGCCTGAAATGGAAGGCTAAAGTGCGGCCCATTATCGATGCGTACATCGATTCCGCAGCGGCCAACAAGCTGGACGGCAAAAAATACGTCGACATGCTCATCCATGCCATCGACGCACAAAAATAACCGAAAGGGGTCGCATTGAAACGGATCGAAGGTTGGGTGGGACGGCTGGCGTCCGCCTTCAATGGCATCGCCGCCGTCGCCGTGGTCGGGATGATGGTCCTGACCTGCCTGGACGTATTGCTGAGACTGTTGCGGCACCCCATTCCGGGAACCTACGAGATCGTATGTATGCTGGGCGCGGTCTTCGTCTCCTTCTCCCTGGCCCGCACCACCGTGGATCAGGGGCATATCGCCGTCGATTTTCTGGTCCAGCGGCTGCCCAATCGGTTTCAACATGCCGTCGAAGCGGTGAATGCCGGTATCTGTGCGCTGCTGTTCACCGTCATCTGCCGTCAGTGCGTGATTTACGCCCTGGACCTGAAAGCCAGCGGCGAGGTCTCCATGACCCTGCAAATGCCCCTTTTCCCCTTCGTGTTCGGCATTGCCCTGGGATCGGCCATGCTCAGCGTGGTCCTTTACGTCAGTTGTCTGTCATGGTCGCTCAAGGCCCTCGAATCGTCTGCATGATGCCCAACAGCCCCCGTTTTTCACCGCAATGAACAAAAGGAAGCCCCGATGAGTCCCACTTTGGCCGGTATTGTCGGCCTCGTTTTACTGTTCGTTCTGATTTTTTCCAAAATGCCGGTCGGTTTTCTGATGGCCCTTTTGGGGGTTGTCGGTTTTGCCTACCTGGTGACGGTGGACGCCGCGCTCAATCTCATGGCCAAGGATCTGTTCGACGTTTTCGGATCGTACAGCCTGACCGTGATCCCCCTGTTTATTCTCATGGGTCAGATCGCCTTTCATTCCGGCATCAGCAGCCGCCTGTTCAAAGTCGCCTACACCTTTATCGGCCACTGGCCGGGCGGAATGGCCGTGGCTACCTTGGGCGCCTGCACCGGATTTTCGGCCATCTGCGGCTCCACCAACGCCACGGCCGCCACCATGGCCGCCGTGACGCTGCCCGAAATGAAAAAATACGGTTACCGGGATAGTCTGGCCACCGGTGTGGTGGCCGCCGGTGGAAGCATCGGCATCCTCATTCCGCCCAGCGTCATCTTTATCGTTTATGGAATCATGACCGAACAGTCCATCGGCAAACTGTTCATGGCCGGCATCGTTCCCGGCATCCTGTTGACCGGGCTGTTCATTCTGACGGTTGTGATCTGGGCGACGCTGAAGCCTGAAATCGCTCCCCGCGGCCCCAGAGCCACCGTAAAGGAAAAATTGGCTTCGCTTTCCGGTCTGATCGAGACTCTGATTCTGGTCGTTCTGGTGATGGGCGGGCTCTTCTTCGGCATCTTCACCCCCACGGAAGCCGGCGCCATCGGCGCCATGGGCACCCTGATCATCGCCGTCGCCCGACGCAATATCGATTGGAAAGGATTTGTTCAGGCCCTTTTCGAAACCACCCGCATCTCCTGCATGGTGCTGGTCATCGTGGCCGGGGCCACCATTTTCGGCCACTTTCTGGCCATTACCCGGATTCCCTTCGATGTGGCCGGTTGGGTCACCGGCTCCAACCTGCCGTCGTATCTCGTCATGGCCCTGATCATCGGTGTCTATCTGATCGGCGGCTGTTTCATCGATGCCCTGGCCTTTATCATGCTGACGGTGCCAATCTTTTACCCGGTCGTCGTCTCCATGGGCTACGATCCCATCTGGTTCGGCGTCATCATCGTCCTGGTCACCCAGATCGGGGTGATCACCCCGCCGGTGGGGGTGAACGTCTACGTGGTCAGCGGCGTCGCCCGTACGGTTCCTCTGGAGGTCATATTCAAGGGCGTCATTCCTTTGTTGATCGCCCTGGTGGTCGGCGTGCTGATCATGATCCCCTTCCCTCGGATCGCCCTTTTGCTGCCGCAGCTGATGCATTAAAAAAACCACACGGTCTTCCCGTGTGGTTTTCTGGAGTTTATATGAGGCTTCGACTTCTTTGCGAAGCCCGAAAACGTGACGAACTTATAAATTATTAAAAAGTTTTGCTGATCCGGCCCGCTTCGCGGTTCCTGAAAATCAGTTCTCCCGGGAAAACGGACTCGTTGTATTCGATCTTGCCGTGGGAGATGGCACCCGGCTGTAGAACGCTGTCCAGGCTGTTGCTGATCGTACATTCCACCCGGTTGCCCTGGTTGTCCAGCAGGATGAAATGGTCGGGATGGGTAGTGATGACCTGCGCGCTCACATTTTTCACCCACACGTACAAGGAGCCGGGTCCCATGTCGTGAACAGCCATTTCGGCGATTCCGTTGCCGGTATAGGTACGAAGCCTCTTGTTGCGCTGTTCGCGGGATTGCTCCCACGCCTGCCGATGCTTCTTCTCGAGATTGCGGGCAGCTTGCGCCTCGCGCGCCTTTTGTTGTTGCACCAGCCGCGCTTCGTAAAAGGCCACCTTTTTCTGGTAACGGGCATTGTCGGGATCCAGCGCCAGCAATTGACGGTAGAGTTTCAGGTTTAACGCGGCATTGGATGCCGGAACCGGTCGGACCTTCTTTTCCAGGGCCGCGATCTTGTCGAGCCGCTCCTGTTCCACCTTCCGCCTTGCAGCCGCATTCATCTCGGCTTCGCGCCGACGACGCTCCGCGGCTTCCACTTGTTCAAGGCGCACAGCTTCCTCCCGGGTCCAGGCCGCTTCCAGATCTTCACCGACGGCGACCACCAGGCCGTTTTCAAAGGCAACCGGGGTGCACAGGCCGGTGGTTACCGTTTCCTGGTTCGATGTCCCGGACTTGGTCTGGTAATAGAAAATCGAACGGCTGCTCCCGATATCTTTGCGAAGATCGGGCGGCCCCAGGGCCTCGAGGACGGCTCCCTGTGAATCTCCCTTTTGAATGCGATCCAGTGCATTGACATTCTTATTGATTTTCATATGGACGCATCCTGTCAGCAGGAATGCGATCAAGATAAGGATCGCCCCGATTCGCATGGCGACGTTCTCCTTCACCTGAATTACGGGGATCAAGGTTGATGATCCCGGTTTTTGCGCCCCACAATGGGCTGGGCAAACTGGATCTCCGAGTCCCAGGGGAACAGGATCCAGGTATCCTGGCTGACTTCGGTCATGAACGTGTCCACCAGGGGGCGGCCCGCCGGCTTGGCGTAAACCGTGGCAAAATGGGCCTTGGGTACCATCTCTCGCACAAGCCGGGCCGTTTTTCCCGTATCGACCAGATCGTCGACCAGCAGCCAGCCTTCGCCGTCGCCGCTCGTCGATTTGAGGATCTGAATCTGCCCCTGCTGACGGCCAGCGTAGCTCGCAATGCAGACCGTGTCAACGATTCGAATGTCCAGTTCTCGGGCGATGATCGCCGCCGGAACGAGCCCGCCCCGGGTGATGGCGATAATACCCTGCCACGGTCCCGATTCCATCAGCCGCCAGGACAGTGCCCTGGCATCGCGCTGAAGCTGCTCCCACGAGATGGGAAATGTACGCCGATACGGTTCCTTGTTCTTGTCGGTCATCGGATCTGAAGGCTGCCCTTTTTTACTGTATTTACATCCAGGGGTGTCCCCGCCCAGGCGTGGGACATGACCATCAACAGGTCATCTTTGTCCAGTTCTTCGGGGTTGTAGAAAATCGACCCGTCTCCCATCGCTTTTTCGGCGATGGCTTCCAATTTGTCCGCCGGTACGCGCTCCTGCCCATCGGGACTGACGACCTCCTTGAAAAACCGCGCATGGGCGCCTCCGGTTTCCTGGTGCAGATGCTGGTTGAGCTGCCGGATCATGGCGATCACCTGCTGCGCCCGCAGATGCACCGGCGTGCGGGCCACCGCCTGGGCTCCTGCCAAAGGCAGCAGCAGTCGGGCGGTGAAACGGCTGTTTTTGTGCATGTTGTATTCCAGCCCGTAGGGCAGCAGGATCGCCATGCAGGTCCCGTGGGGAACGCCGCACACGGCGCCCACGGAATGGCCCAGCGTATGAACCATCCCCACCATGGCGTTGGAAAAGGCCGCCCCGGCCAGATTGGCGCCCACGGCCAAGGCCAGCCGCCCTTCCCTGTCTTCGGGATTCTTTATCACAGGCAGCAAATTTTGACTAATCAATTCAATGGCCGCAAGGGCATGGGTGTCGCTGACGGGGTTCTTGGCAAGGCAGGTGTAGGCCTCGATGGCGTGGGTGAGGGCATCCATTCCCGTGGCCGCCGTAATCGCCGGCGGCAGGGTGAGGGTCATGCGCGTATCCAGGACCGCCGCATCCGGTACCAGAAAATAGGAGGTGAAGATCATTTTCCGGTTGTTGGCATGGTCGGCGATTACGGCCACCAGGGTCGCTTCGGACCCCGTACCTGCGGTGGTCGGGACGGCGATCAACGGCTTCAGCGGCCGGGTGAGCCGGCCGGCTCCGGAAAACTGCATCAGATCGTCCGCGTTTTCGGATACGACGATATTCATGCCTTTGGCGGTATCCAGTACGGAGCCGCCGCCCACGGCGATGATCGAATCGCAGCGTTTGTCCCGATAAACACCGGCCAGCCGGTTGACCACCGCAAGTTCCGAATCCGGCGGAACATCGTCTTCCACCGCACCGATGGTGACGTCGCTGGAGATGGCGGCCTGGACGATTTCCACAAGCCCGGCGCCGGCAACACCCTTGTCGGTAACAAGCATGGGCCGCCGGGCCCCGAGCCGGTGGAGCAGCGTGGGTATCTTTTCCAGCACCCGGTGGCCGGCCAGCGTCGGCGCGGGGCAAAAAAATTCGTAATAGCCCGGAAAGTGCATATTCAACTCCTATCGGAAAAGTTTGGATCTTGCGGCGGTGATCACATGGGCGGCGCACTGGGCCAAGGGTCCGTCGGCCGCCTGCGAGAGCAGGGTTTCGATCTGTTTGCCGTCCACCCCGGCTTCTGCCAGAGACGATGGGATCGTACACGCCAGTTCCCCGCCCACGGCATCGAAAAATTCCCACAAAAGGGCCATGACCCGTGAAATCTTCAGGTCCGCGGCGGTGATGGCATAGGTATCCTCGCCGGTCAGCGGATACAGCAGTTCCCCGGCGCGTTGCGGGGCTGCCTTCCCGACATAGTCCACCATGTGGGGCAGCAAGACGGACAGCCCAAAGCCGAAGGAAAGGTCCGGGAAAGATGCCAGTCGAACGCCCAGTTGATGGCAGATATCGGTCGAAGTGCAGGAAAAGGCACAGCCGGCCGCCACCTGGCCGTTGACCACCGCACAGATGCTGGATCTGCGATTTTCTTTTCTCAGGGCCATGGGCAGGTATTTGACAATCAGCCCGATGGCCGTGTGCGCGTAGGCACGCCCCATGGGGCTGCCGGCCTCGTCCAGAAAGGACTCCACGCCATGGGCCAGTGCGATCAAGGCCCCTTCCGCCAGTTCCCGGTCGTCGGTCCGTTTCATGATGGCGGGATCGATGAATGCGGCCGCCGGGGTAAGTGCCGACGCCTTCAGCCGCCGTTGGCCGTCCGAGACGTAACCGGTGGCCTCGTCTCCGTTGCCGCCCGGCGTGGCGACCAGCATCATTGGCGCCAGGGCGGCAGTCTCGACGGCATCATTGCCCTGGCTGTCCTCAAAGGCTGCCGGGTCCCGGCCGGCGAGGGTCGCGTTCAGGCATTTGGCCATGTCCACGACCGCCCCGCTGCCTACCGCGATCAGGCTGTCGCAGCCCCCGTCCCGATAGACCGATGCCAAGACGGGCATAAGCTCCGGCTGCACCCGGCCGGTGATCCGATCGTATACGCCCAGGGTCAACCCCGACGTACGGAAGGCATCGATGACGGCTTTCAGCCGCTTTTTATCGTCAGGATCGCCGTTGGCCAGAATCAGCGGCGTTCTGGCACCCACAGCGGCCAGTTCGACGGGCAGGTGATCCAGGGCGTGGCTGCCGCAATTAATCTTCAGGGGACATTTGAAAAAAAACGCTTCGGGCAAAGTCATCCACTTCTCCTTGAATCGTCTATAGACCGGTCACGGTGCGCAGGTAAATCATCACCCGTCCCGTTATTTTTCGAAAAATCGGCCATTTTGGATATCGTCTGACCGCCAATGATGCCAGGATTTTGGGCAGTAGGTAAACCTCGACCGCGTCAAGTACGCGGACCACGGTGCAGGCCGCGGGAATATCCCCATCGACAACCAGCCTGTCCCGGGCCACCGCCAGAGCTGTCGGCTCCTGAAACGTGAACAGGAGCATCGCCGCCTCGATATTTTTTATGGTCATGCGCATATCGATCAGGCGCCTTTGGTCGTCCGAACCCAGGTATCTCACTTTCCCGTTGCGATCCTTGCCGACCACCATGGCCGGACCGTCCGGAGCGACGGTCAATGCAAAGGTGAATCCATCGGGAAGGGTAGCGAAAGCCTCACCAACCGCTTTATCGACCCGGGCCGCGGCCTGGACAGCCCGCCCCACAAACCACAGCATGATCGCCAGATACAGCCGCTTGACGGGCTTGCCTCCCGGCGAAACCATCTTGAAAGCCATTGACCGTTCATCCGCGCCAAGCTCCCACTTGGGTTCGATACCAAGCCGTTTCAGACATTTTTGACTTGGAACGCCCCGAAAATCGTATCCCCGCAATTGGTAGTAGGCATCCAGCATGGGTTGCAGCGGGACGGTCCGTTGCTTGGCGTCGCAGCCGCGCCCCTCTTTAAGGAAGCGTCCGGGCAAAGTGTCGTCCTTGCGTGAAATGCCCTCGGCAGTGTTCATGTAGCGCTCCAGCACATGGATGCGTTCACCGGCCTTGAGCATCTGCCATTGATTCAGCGGCAGTCCTGTCACCGATCGCCACAGCTTCGAAAAAATGCTGATATCCATGAGCAGGATGGCCATGGACGGCAGAAACTGCATGAACAGCCGCAGCAAAAATTTCGGGGTATATTTGACGATGGGCGGTTCCAGCACATAGGCATAGGAGGTGAACTGGCAGGTGTGCAGGGAGTTTACGGCCGCGTATAAATTTTCGAAAAATTTGACGAAGCGGGCTTTTGCGCGGATGGTATAGGGGTTGAGGAAACCGAAGGCCACTTCCAGGGCAAAGGTGGTGGCGGACAGATGGCAGGCCCCCCGGTTGGCCACAGCGTAGGCCAGTCCCTGCCCCCAGGCGCCTCTGGGATCGTAGGCCGGCATTTCCAGGCCCTTGATCTGGATGGCGAAATCGGCGCCCCCGTATGTTTCGGACAACCGCCGCGTGCCGTCGGCCATTTCGCTTCCGAATCCTTTTCGATGGGCCATGTCGTCCAGGGCTTCCAAAATGCCCGCTTCCTTGCCGAATTTCAAATCGGTGGCGATCAGTCCTTTTTCGCCGGCCTCCATACACCAGGCCAGCACGGAACCGGCGGAGATGGTATCCATGCCCAGTTGCCCGCAGCGATCGGAAAAGGCCGTGATTTGATCCGGATCGAAAATGCCCAGATTGGGGCCCAGCAGTCCGATGCTTTCGTATTCCGGGATCTGGTGGACGCTGCCGTCGGCATGGGTGCCTTTGTGTCCGCACATGATCGAACAGGGCTTGCAGGTGCTCGGACGGGCGTTGTAGCGCTGCCGCAGCTCCTCGCCGGAAACCCGATCCGCCTGGGGATGGCTTCCCTCCCGGAAATTGTTCACCGGTAGAATACCCCCTTCGTTGCACCAGTTGACGTGGCTGCTGGTGCCAAATTGGCGATAGTTCTTGGATGTGACCGGATTTTTATCGATATAGCGCGCCGCGCGTTTTTTCGCTTTGGAGAACAGTTTGGGGTTGGAAGGGACGACTTTGTACGCCCTGCCCCGGGCGACAATGGCCTTGAGGTTCTTGGAGCCCATGACCGCTCCGAGTCCGCCGCGACCCAGAAAACGGTGGCCCGAGGCCGCATTGGCGATGCGAACCCGGTTTTCGCCGGCCGGTCCGATGGCCAGGACGCCGGACTTGCCGTCCGGATTGAGATGCTTTTGGGTATCGACGGTATCCAGCCCCCAGCAGTCGGCGGCGTCCTCGATGCGGATACCTTCGGCATCGATGACGATGATCACCGGCGATGCTGCCTTCCCGGTGATCAGCAGTCCGTCGTACCCGGCGGTCTTGCAGGCCATGCCGAAGGGACCGCCACAGGACGAATGCACCATGATTCCGGTCAAAGGCGACTTGGTGAGGGCGGAAAACCGTCCGGTGCACGGCGCGCCCGTACCCATGAGCACCCCCATCATGAAGGCCAGATAATTTTTCTCACCCAACGGATCGATGCCCCGCTCCATGCGGTCGTAAAGCAGCTTGAGTCCCAGGCCCTTGGCTCCCAGATATTTTCGGCGATCCTTTTCGTCGACCTGGAATTCAGCGATATTTCCGGTAGTCAGATCGATCTCGACGATTCGGTTGCTGGTTCCGACAATTGTTTTCATCCGCAGAATCCCATCCGGTTTTTGTGCATGACACGTCCTTCTATCATTCAAAACCAATTAGAAATTTGAACAATCTTCAATTATATTTGGTTGTGGTACGTCAACGCACCTTCTTGGTTTTAATCCGTGAAATTTAAAAATAGAGGG
This window of the uncultured Desulfosarcina sp. genome carries:
- a CDS encoding aminoacyl-tRNA deacylase → MAKSKHPMTPAVRFLRSKGIDFKPYTYAYAEHGGANQAAEELKVPAHRVVKTLVMEADNGVLFLILMHGDREVSTRQLARFIERKKVIPADPAVAERTTGYRVGGISPFATRNRLPVYVEESVLALESILINGGKRGFLVEINPAVLSEQLKAIAVKAAIS
- a CDS encoding TRAP transporter substrate-binding protein; amino-acid sequence: MKATRLFVLILSAILIAAASMVPSAFAKSTHLTYSIFFPPTHGQCLAGMDWAKEIEQATGGKVKITVFPGGTLTKANQCYDGVVKGISDIGMSCFAYTRGRFPVMEALDLPLGYPSGLAATRVANTFYETFTPTELEDVKVLYLHAHGPGLLHTKKPVRTLADLENMKIRSTGLSAKVVEALGAIPVAMPQGDTYESLQKGVVEGTFGPIEVLKGWRQAEVVKATTDCNTVGYTTAMFVVMNKKKWDALPPEIQQIFTDTSRKWIDVHGRSWDKGDQEGREYTTSLGNEILPLDKEEGLKWKAKVRPIIDAYIDSAAANKLDGKKYVDMLIHAIDAQK
- a CDS encoding TRAP transporter small permease codes for the protein MKRIEGWVGRLASAFNGIAAVAVVGMMVLTCLDVLLRLLRHPIPGTYEIVCMLGAVFVSFSLARTTVDQGHIAVDFLVQRLPNRFQHAVEAVNAGICALLFTVICRQCVIYALDLKASGEVSMTLQMPLFPFVFGIALGSAMLSVVLYVSCLSWSLKALESSA
- a CDS encoding TRAP transporter large permease, which produces MSPTLAGIVGLVLLFVLIFSKMPVGFLMALLGVVGFAYLVTVDAALNLMAKDLFDVFGSYSLTVIPLFILMGQIAFHSGISSRLFKVAYTFIGHWPGGMAVATLGACTGFSAICGSTNATAATMAAVTLPEMKKYGYRDSLATGVVAAGGSIGILIPPSVIFIVYGIMTEQSIGKLFMAGIVPGILLTGLFILTVVIWATLKPEIAPRGPRATVKEKLASLSGLIETLILVVLVMGGLFFGIFTPTEAGAIGAMGTLIIAVARRNIDWKGFVQALFETTRISCMVLVIVAGATIFGHFLAITRIPFDVAGWVTGSNLPSYLVMALIIGVYLIGGCFIDALAFIMLTVPIFYPVVVSMGYDPIWFGVIIVLVTQIGVITPPVGVNVYVVSGVARTVPLEVIFKGVIPLLIALVVGVLIMIPFPRIALLLPQLMH
- a CDS encoding DUF3192 domain-containing protein, whose protein sequence is MKINKNVNALDRIQKGDSQGAVLEALGPPDLRKDIGSSRSIFYYQTKSGTSNQETVTTGLCTPVAFENGLVVAVGEDLEAAWTREEAVRLEQVEAAERRRREAEMNAAARRKVEQERLDKIAALEKKVRPVPASNAALNLKLYRQLLALDPDNARYQKKVAFYEARLVQQQKAREAQAARNLEKKHRQAWEQSREQRNKRLRTYTGNGIAEMAVHDMGPGSLYVWVKNVSAQVITTHPDHFILLDNQGNRVECTISNSLDSVLQPGAISHGKIEYNESVFPGELIFRNREAGRISKTF
- the gpt gene encoding xanthine phosphoribosyltransferase, whose product is MTDKNKEPYRRTFPISWEQLQRDARALSWRLMESGPWQGIIAITRGGLVPAAIIARELDIRIVDTVCIASYAGRQQGQIQILKSTSGDGEGWLLVDDLVDTGKTARLVREMVPKAHFATVYAKPAGRPLVDTFMTEVSQDTWILFPWDSEIQFAQPIVGRKNRDHQP
- a CDS encoding iron-containing alcohol dehydrogenase encodes the protein MHFPGYYEFFCPAPTLAGHRVLEKIPTLLHRLGARRPMLVTDKGVAGAGLVEIVQAAISSDVTIGAVEDDVPPDSELAVVNRLAGVYRDKRCDSIIAVGGGSVLDTAKGMNIVVSENADDLMQFSGAGRLTRPLKPLIAVPTTAGTGSEATLVAVIADHANNRKMIFTSYFLVPDAAVLDTRMTLTLPPAITAATGMDALTHAIEAYTCLAKNPVSDTHALAAIELISQNLLPVIKNPEDREGRLALAVGANLAGAAFSNAMVGMVHTLGHSVGAVCGVPHGTCMAILLPYGLEYNMHKNSRFTARLLLPLAGAQAVARTPVHLRAQQVIAMIRQLNQHLHQETGGAHARFFKEVVSPDGQERVPADKLEAIAEKAMGDGSIFYNPEELDKDDLLMVMSHAWAGTPLDVNTVKKGSLQIR
- a CDS encoding iron-containing alcohol dehydrogenase, with amino-acid sequence MTLPEAFFFKCPLKINCGSHALDHLPVELAAVGARTPLILANGDPDDKKRLKAVIDAFRTSGLTLGVYDRITGRVQPELMPVLASVYRDGGCDSLIAVGSGAVVDMAKCLNATLAGRDPAAFEDSQGNDAVETAALAPMMLVATPGGNGDEATGYVSDGQRRLKASALTPAAAFIDPAIMKRTDDRELAEGALIALAHGVESFLDEAGSPMGRAYAHTAIGLIVKYLPMALRKENRRSSICAVVNGQVAAGCAFSCTSTDICHQLGVRLASFPDLSFGFGLSVLLPHMVDYVGKAAPQRAGELLYPLTGEDTYAITAADLKISRVMALLWEFFDAVGGELACTIPSSLAEAGVDGKQIETLLSQAADGPLAQCAAHVITAARSKLFR
- a CDS encoding aldehyde ferredoxin oxidoreductase family protein codes for the protein MKTIVGTSNRIVEIDLTTGNIAEFQVDEKDRRKYLGAKGLGLKLLYDRMERGIDPLGEKNYLAFMMGVLMGTGAPCTGRFSALTKSPLTGIMVHSSCGGPFGMACKTAGYDGLLITGKAASPVIIVIDAEGIRIEDAADCWGLDTVDTQKHLNPDGKSGVLAIGPAGENRVRIANAASGHRFLGRGGLGAVMGSKNLKAIVARGRAYKVVPSNPKLFSKAKKRAARYIDKNPVTSKNYRQFGTSSHVNWCNEGGILPVNNFREGSHPQADRVSGEELRQRYNARPSTCKPCSIMCGHKGTHADGSVHQIPEYESIGLLGPNLGIFDPDQITAFSDRCGQLGMDTISAGSVLAWCMEAGEKGLIATDLKFGKEAGILEALDDMAHRKGFGSEMADGTRRLSETYGGADFAIQIKGLEMPAYDPRGAWGQGLAYAVANRGACHLSATTFALEVAFGFLNPYTIRAKARFVKFFENLYAAVNSLHTCQFTSYAYVLEPPIVKYTPKFLLRLFMQFLPSMAILLMDISIFSKLWRSVTGLPLNQWQMLKAGERIHVLERYMNTAEGISRKDDTLPGRFLKEGRGCDAKQRTVPLQPMLDAYYQLRGYDFRGVPSQKCLKRLGIEPKWELGADERSMAFKMVSPGGKPVKRLYLAIMLWFVGRAVQAAARVDKAVGEAFATLPDGFTFALTVAPDGPAMVVGKDRNGKVRYLGSDDQRRLIDMRMTIKNIEAAMLLFTFQEPTALAVARDRLVVDGDIPAACTVVRVLDAVEVYLLPKILASLAVRRYPKWPIFRKITGRVMIYLRTVTGL